The proteins below are encoded in one region of Populus alba chromosome 2, ASM523922v2, whole genome shotgun sequence:
- the LOC118042324 gene encoding squamosa promoter-binding-like protein 7 → MENGGNKGQENDHANLSWDIWELHTSRFDLVDSTAGITTTTTTASVVENGNSTHPEANSAHGFLLPYRNSSLYHHNNSNSYQQLSPYAGDGSILHPDPHLMCLKLGKRHYFEDSTSNNNINPTSDRHVVGGFSLGKRGKPYYTVGGGANDEPSSSSSVNVPRCQVEGCHVALVNAKGYHRRHKVCEMHSKAAKVIVLGLEQRFCQQCSRFHVVSEFDEAKRSCRRRLAGHNERRRKGSLDSVSRNSSHDKLIAGRFPYMASPTGCALSLLSSKADSWVSPSDLSSRSSAALRELIAEHRAAIPARQLILEKHSHNHAIEDLGESQPSSNFFITHQQQMLSEPHNWGRFNGTTTHVTLDLMQAPSSAFGFLSARGKNKEEGGECSQLWSTLEGAHAV, encoded by the exons atggaaaatGGCGGGAACAAAGGTCAAGAAAATGATCATGCAAATCTTTCTTGGGACATATGGGAGCTTCATACTTCCAGATTTGACTTGGTTGACAGTACTGCTGGAATTACTACTACCACCACCACCGCTAGTGTGGTGGAGAACGGCAACTCCACCCACCCAGAAGCCAATTCTGCACATGGATTCTTGCTTCCGTACCGAAACAGTTCGCTTTACCACCACAACAACAGTAACAGCTATCAGCAGCTCTCTCCCTATGCTGGAGACGGGTCCATCTTGCACCCGGACCCGCATCTAATGTGCTTAAAGCTAGGGAAGCGACACTACTTTGAAGACAGTACtagtaataacaatatcaaCCCAACAAGTGATCGACACGTTGTTGGTGGGTTCTCTCTAGGCAAGAGAGGCAAACCCTACTACACCGTCGGTGGTGGTGCTAACGACGAACCCTCCTCTTCCTCGTCGGTGAATGTGCCGAGGTGTCAGGTGGAGGGGTGCCATGTGGCTTTGGTAAATGCTAAGGGTTATCACAGGAGGCACAAAGTATGTGAAATGCACTCAAAGGCTGCTAAAGTAATTGTTCTAGGTTTGGAGCAGCGTTTCTGTCAGCAGTGTAGCAG GTTTCATGTAGTTTCAGAATTTGATGAGGCAAAGAGGAGTTGCAGGAGGAGATTGGCAGGGCacaatgaaagaagaagaaagggctCTCTAGATTCTGTTTCAAGGAATTCTTCTCATG ACAAGTTGATAGCTGGGAGATTTCCATACATGGCGTCACCGACAGGATGTGCTCTCTCTCTTCTGTCATCCAAGGCTGATTCATGGGTTTCTCCATCTGATCTCTCCTCAAGATCAAGTGCCGCGCTACGCGAATTGATCGCAGAACACCGTGCAGCCATCCCAGCTAGGCAGCTTATCCTTGAAAAACATTCGCACAACCATGCAATCGAAGACCTCGGTGAGTCCCAACCGAGCTCCAATTTTTTCATAACCCATCAGCAACAAATGTTGTCCGAGCCGCACAATTGGGGCCGGTTCAACGGCACCACCACGCATGTGACTTTGGACCTCATGCAAGCTCCAAGCTCAGCATTCGGCTTCTTGTCTGCAAGAGGGAAGAATAAAGAAGAGGGAGGAGAGTGTTCCCAGTTATGGAGCACATTGGAAGGAGCCCATGCAGTTTAA
- the LOC118042195 gene encoding uncharacterized protein, which produces MDEGMQQFQQSLIELENEAEHLLLARNQVIENDKERNGNREALTALRKRAKTTKTSIKFPFESIMKDIGKSGSRTAPLVKEICGTCGNHDEKEKTWMMFPGSDVFACIPFHAAHTILDKDQERLEYEAKKLQSYVKEKTLLISEKGVLADMISPGVLRSLVTLTDKPK; this is translated from the exons atggatgaaggaatGCAGCAATTCCAACAAAGCTTAATCGAGCTCGAAAACGAAGCCGAGCATCTCCTATTAGCTCGAAATCAG gtgATTGAAAATGATAAAGAGAGGAACGGAAACAGAGAAGCATTGACAGCTTTAAGGAAGAGAGCCAAGACTACAAAAACGAGCATAAAGTTTCCTTTTGAGTCGATAATGAAGGATATTGGGAAGTCGGGATCAAGGACTGCTCCGTTAGTGAAAGAAATCTGTGGGACTTGTGGTAATCATGACGAGAAAGAGAAAACCTGGATGATGTTTCCAGGAAGTGATGTTTTTGCTTGCATTCCATTTCATGCTGCTCACACTATCTTGgataaag ATCAAGAACGGCTTGAGTATGAAGCAAAAAAACTGCAAAGCTATGTAAAGGAAAAGACCCTTCTAATTTCAGAAAAAGGTGTGCTTGCTGACATGATTAGCCCGGGTGTGCTTAGGTCCTTAGTAACCTTAACAGACAAACCAAAGTAA
- the LOC118042323 gene encoding squamosa promoter-binding-like protein 8: MLEYEWGNSSAMMLSGGDEQAASNQDVQHLNRQANIFDHYTTHSFNDNNLVPQQTSSTLMFQNHPTATNSAHHSFNSLFDPRAYTGSGASSYSANDPSLLSLDSIPTITSVATATPYFLVPKGEEISRPSDLITSRIGLNLGGRTYFSSAEDDFVKRLYRRSRPLDPGSSSNALRCQAEGCNADLTLAKHYHRRHKVCEFHSKASTVIAAGLTQRFCQQCSRFHILSEFDNGKRSCRKRLADHNRRRRKSHQVNQENQRSQLENAAKPSSDILTRSPPDSGAHSTSSATTVAISPPRMSLDCFRQRAYQATPPSFTSSSSLFISRG, translated from the exons ATGTTGGAGTACGAATGGGGAAACTCATCAGCAATGATGCTATCAGGAGGCGATGAACAAGCTGCGAGCAACCAAGATGTACAGCACCTAAATCGTCAAGCCAACATTTTCGATCACTACACCACGCACTCTTTCAACGACAACAACCTCGTCCCTCAACAAACCTCTTCGACCTTAATGTTTCAGAACCACCCCACTGCCACCAACTCTGCACATCATAGTTTCAACTCTCTTTTCGACCCTCGGGCTTACACCGGTTCCGGTGCCTCCTCTTATTCCGCCAACGATCCCTCCCTCCTTTCCCTTGACTCAATCCCAACAATCACATCAGTTGCAACTGCAACCCCTTATTTCCTTGTACCAAAAGGCGAGGAAATTTCTCGGCCTTCTGATTTGATCACTTCAAGGATAGGACTGAATTTAGGGGGAAGAACTTATTTTTCTTCGGCTGAGGATGATTTTGTGAAGCGGCTATACCGCCGGTCTAGACCACTTGATCCCGGTTCTTCGTCAAATGCCTTAAGATGTCAAGCTGAAGGATGCAATGCTGATCTTACCCTTGCTAAACACTATCATAGACGCCATAAAGTCTGTGAGTTTCACTCTAAAGCTTCTACTGTCATCGCAGCCGGGTTGACCCAGCGATTCTGCCAGCAGTGTAGCAG GTTTCATATTCTCTCGGAATTTGATAATGGAAAGCGTAGTTGCAGAAAGAGATTGGCTGATCACAATCGTCGCAGGCGAAAATCACACCAAGTTAATCAAGAAAATCAGAGATCACAGCTAGAAAATGCTGCTAAGCCCTCATCTGACATTCTCACAA GGTCTCCACCGGACTCTGGTGCTCACTCCACTTCATCGGCGACTACCGTAGCGATATCGCCACCTCGAATGTCTTTGGACTGTTTCAGGCAAAGAGCATATCAAGCTACGCCTCCCTCTTTTACATCATCAAGCTCACTTTTTATCTCGAGAGGGTAA